From a single Drosophila sulfurigaster albostrigata strain 15112-1811.04 chromosome 3, ASM2355843v2, whole genome shotgun sequence genomic region:
- the LOC133840308 gene encoding large proline-rich protein bag6 isoform X6 has translation MLINLKVKTLDARTHEFSIDNEITIRQFKDQIAEKTNIAAENQRIIYQGRVLADDKQVKEYDVDGKVLHVAERPPFSQRGANATNNDEPQRSGFRNLSGRPAPRNMRNSPYFRALDGMLVGTMAIPVNNGALNTAGTRTPPNRFPNSSSFCINRITVALHMIDCANNIAAYLENPEVGLNNQSLDILQRGRWTMESTVVEVGVSSTDNPRNNNIIDMVQDAVNAALSRNTPGRNYTVVQLPTVYTNEAGGDPQQAANDAAAGGAGSDVGEEPTAAAAVIIEDVIVSDDEAADDIMPILGDDDEEGAAAAATQATGAGASTAATGDAANAAGYDANGANGSNVAVTGIGPRRRTRPQVLANVIQRYRTVQTRLAPFVDRYYEILEQDPAFEEAEGGEEAGQGENVARDNAQRIFDRVSEAFHYLSHAQHAISDLMLDLSQPGPRVLTCRPILVEQSGYIRSNNMFAANLPDMASPHTHPHPHQHPHAATATGSVVAIPINSPPNVANATADALRNAAQDALSAAAAAGGQANAAGGFWELSPNFVEDPVDPPNQQPSPSDLDPWRRMVGLLNMAVGGHAQAAAGTDGAAGTGTGDAATTQSGAANAAAGAGGAGGGAAATLVPNIISINLPVHLMATAMHPQGRQAPAADAGGNATAATATAASATAAATGTSEATGVAASTSGGTRSGGEQRANTLPTTATQTRSTARPQIQIGGNNNWAGRIAPTHTAFDRFLPCNSHHIREPAPLPQNNNNNTSNNNSNANTNANSARSNRRAGDIDAASIVISRLPRGQSGGTLDVSRAARRRASNSSSSSNRARSLPRLMASGGVGGFGGGARAFERNVPAAGANTNTNANANASNPPRYSRRARLIEALSMFDNMLVTNLTNRAHAALGGIADVAVTVTASVPGANASSTSSPSSSSSSSASSSSTGATTAAGADAAAASASASSSSSATQPTTGATTINASNLRAQLRRFLHHSVFEELPINEETMSTALDRALEWFNDSLLYLPQYERPEYNSRDSVCNTLRQSLRLAIELCSTNCEADAQFEQRLTQIREQFRKRLYSVLILCLGSANAELYWRQLMRLLFVPLRSNLRNEALQFLCSVIDPEIPTHTDTADAQQFLVLRNAQSTTPADAAQQSQSQTALDNDVEMADVASSSNSSSATELDKPLPDVTVGSQPWHNNFPNDWLPVITRDLQTQTEQNHPQPPYSDAYISGMSAKRRKIIQTEKPSSSVECLIASGVQRAIQSTGLSAPNGPGGGGVPVVNPDLVIGAIAHDAAVQAAYTDAVRTNARERIKQDNDYKPSKYPQIAKFTEQK, from the exons atgttaataaaccTGAAGGTGAAAACTTTAGATGCGCGCACACACGAATTCAGCATCGACAATGAg ATAACCATACGACAGTTCAAGGATCAGATAGCGGAAAAGACAAATATTGCCGCGGAAAATCAACGCATCATTTACCAGGGACGCGTGTTGGCAGATGATAAGCAGGTGAAAGAATACG atgttGATGGCAAGGTGCTGCATGTGGCCGAGCGACCGCCGTTTTCGCAACGCGGCGCCAATGCCACCAACAACGATGAACCGCAACGCAGCGGCTTTCGCAATTTATCCGGTCGACCGGCGCCACGTAATATGCGCAATTCACCGTATTTTCGAGCACTCGACGGCATGCTCGTGGGCACTATGGCCATACCCGTCAACAATGGCGCCTTGAACACCGCGGGC ACACGTACGCCACCCAATCGCTTTCCCAACTCATCGTCGTTTTGCATTAATCGCATCACCGTGGCGCTTCACATGATCGACTGTGCCAACAATATTGCCGCCTATCTGGAAAATCCCGAAGTGGGTCTCAATAATCAATCGTTGGATATCTTACAACGCGGTCGCTGGACCATGGAATCCACTGTGGTCGAGGTGGGCGTCTCATCCACCGATAATCcacgcaacaacaatatcatcGACATGGTGCAGGATGCTGTCAATGCAGCACTGTCACGAAACACACCTGGACGCAACTACACAGTTGTCCAGCTGCCCACCGTCTATACGAATGAGGCAGGCGGCGATCCGCAGCAGGCGGCaaatgatgctgctgcagGCGGCGCTGGCAGCGATGTTGGTGAGGAgcccacagcagcagctgctgtgaTCATAGAGGACGTGATTGTGTCGGATGACGAGGCAGCCGATGATATTATGCCCATTCTGggagatgatgatgaagaaggTGCCGCAGCGGCTGCAACGCAAGCAACTGGCGCTGgtgcatcaacagcagcaactggcgATGCTGCCAATGCGGCTGGCTATGATGCCAACGGCGCCAATGGCTCGAATGTGGCTGTCACTGGCATTGGACCGCGTCGTCGCACACGTCCCCAGGTGCTGGCGAATGTGATACAACGATATCGCACGGTGCAAACGCGTTTGGCGCCCTTTGTCGATCGCTACTACGAGATACTCGAACAGGATCCCGCATTTGAGGAGGCGGAAGGCGGCGAGGAGGCAGGCCAGGGCGAGAATGTGGCACGCGACAATGCACAGCGGATCTTTGATCGCGTCTCGGAGGCATTCCATTATCTCTCGCATGCCCAGCATGCCATCTCCGATCTGATGTTGGATCTGTCGCAGCCTGGACCCCGGGTGCTCACCTGTCGTCCCATTCTCGTCGAGCAGAGTGGCTACATACGCTCGAACAATATGTTTGCGGCCAATCTGCCGGACATGGCTTCACCACATACGCATCCACATCCCCATCAGCATCCGCATGCTGCGACAGCAACTGGCTCTGTGGTCGCCATTCCCATCAATTCGCCACCGAATGTCGCAAATGCAACGGCGGATGCCCTGAGGAATGCTGCACAGGATGCTTTgtctgccgccgctgctgctggtggaCAGGCGAATGCTGCTGGTGGTTTCTGGGAATTGAGTCCCAACTTTGTCGAGGATCCCGTGGATCCACCGAATCAGCAACCATCGCCCTCCGATTTGG ATCCTTGGCGGCGCATGGTGGGTCTGCTCAACATGGCAGTAGGTGGACATGCACAGGCAGCAGCTGGAACTGATGGAGCGGCTGGAACAGGAACAGGCGATGCAGCTACCACCCAGTCTGGTGCAGCAAATGCGGCAGCCGGAGCTGGCGGGGCAGGCGGAGGCGCCGCAGCGACACTTGTGCCCAACATCATCTCCATCAATTTGCCTGTGCATCTGATGGCCACCGCAATGCATCCACAGGGACGCCAAGCacctgctgctgatgctggaGGCAATGcgacagctgcaacagcaacggcagcatctgcaacggcagcggcaacgggAACAAGTGAAGCAACTGGCGTCGCGGCATCCACATCGGGTGGCACACGCAGCGGAGGCGAACAGCGGGCCAACACTTTGCCCACAACGGCGACACAGACAAGGTCGACAGCTCGGCCGCAGATACAGAttggtggcaacaacaattgggcTGGCAGAATTGCCCCCACGCACACCGCCTTCGATCGCTTCTTGCCCTGCAACAGTCATCACATTCGCGAGCCTGCTCCCTTGCcccagaacaacaacaacaacacgagcaacaacaacagcaacgcaaaTACGAATGCCAACAGCGCCAGAAGCAATCGCAGAGCCGGCGACATCGATGCGGCTTCCATTG TCATCTCACGCTTGCCACGTGGCCAGAGCGGCGGCACCTTGGATGTGTCGCGTGCGGCGCGACGTcgtgccagcaacagcagcagcagtagcaaccgAGCTCGGAGCTTGCCGAGATTGATGGCAAGCGGCGGTGTTGGTGGTTTTGGTGGTGGTGCTCGTGCTTTCGAGAGGAATGTTCCTGCTGCTGGtgcgaatacaaatacaaatgcgaatgcgaatgcgagtaATCCACCTCGGTACAGTAGACGGGCTAGATTGATAGAAGCTTTGTCCATGTTTGACAATATGTTGGTAACTAATTTGACAAATCGTGCGCATGCAGCTTTGGGTGGCATCGCTGACGTGGCCGTCACCGTCACAGCCAGTGTCCCTGGTGCCAATGCCAGCTCCACCTcttccccctcctcctcctcctcatcctcagCCTCCTCCTCATCCACAGGAGCCACAACAGCCGCCGGAGcagacgctgctgctgcctccgcCTCTgcctccagctccagttccgCAACCCAACCAACAACAGGAGCAACCACAATCAATGCGAGCAATCTGCGTGCTCAGCTCCGCCGGTTCCTTCATCACAGCGTCTTCGAGGAATTGCCCATCAATGAGGAGACGATGTCCACGGCTCTGGATCGTGCCCTCGAGTGGTTCAACGACAGTTTGCTGTATCTGCCGCAGTACGAACGACCGGAGTACAACTCCCGTGATTCTGTGTGCAACACGTTGCGTCAGAGCCTGCGTCTGGCCATCGAGCTATGCAGCACCAACTGCGAAGCGGATGCACAGTTCGAGCAGCGTCTCACACAGATTCGTGAACAGTTCCGCAAGCGGCTCTACAGCGTGCTTATCCTGTGCCTGGGCAGCGCCAATGCCGAGCTCTATTGGCGTCAGCTGATGCGGCTGCTCTTCGTGCCGCTGCGATCGA ATTTGCGCAATGAAGCCTTGCAGTTCCTGTGCAGTGTGATTGATCCCGAGATTCCAACGCACACGGACACCGCGGATGCCCAACAGTTCCTGGTGCTGCGCAATGCGCAGTCCACAACACCAGCCGATGCAGCT cagcaatcgcagTCACAGACGGCGCTCGATAACGATGTGGAGATGGCCGAcgtggccagcagcagcaacagcagcagtgccACCGAACTGGACAAACCGCTGCCCGATGTCACCGTCGGCTCACAGCCCTGGCACAATAATTTCCCCAATGATTGGTTGCCCGTGATCACGCGTGACCTGCAAACCCAAACGGAG CAGAATCACCCGCAACCGCCTTACTCCGATGCCTACATATCTGGGATGTCAGCCAAGCGACGCAAAATCATTCAGACCGAGAAGCCATCGTCGAGCGTCGAATGCCTAATTGCCAGCGGTGTGCAACGTGCCATTCAAAGCACCGGATTGTCGGCACCCAATGGACCAGGTGGCGGTGGAGTGCCTGTCGTTAATCCCGATCTTGTGATTGGCGCAATTGCGCATGATGCTGCTGTCCAGGCCGCGTACACGGATGCGGTGCGAACGAATGCCCGCGAAAGGATCAAGCAGGACAACGATTATAAGCCAAGCAAATATCCGCAGATCGCCAAGTTCACAGAGCAAAAGTAG
- the LOC133840308 gene encoding large proline-rich protein bag6 isoform X5, translating into MLINLKVKTLDARTHEFSIDNEITIRQFKDQIAEKTNIAAENQRIIYQGRVLADDKQVKEYDVDGKVLHVAERPPFSQRGANATNNDEPQRSGFRNLSGRPAPRNMRNSPYFRALDGMLVGTMAIPVNNGALNTAGTRTPPNRFPNSSSFCINRITVALHMIDCANNIAAYLENPEVGLNNQSLDILQRGRWTMESTVVEVGVSSTDNPRNNNIIDMVQDAVNAALSRNTPGRNYTVVQLPTVYTNEAGGDPQQAANDAAAGGAGSDVGEEPTAAAAVIIEDVIVSDDEAADDIMPILGDDDEEGAAAAATQATGAGASTAATGDAANAAGYDANGANGSNVAVTGIGPRRRTRPQVLANVIQRYRTVQTRLAPFVDRYYEILEQDPAFEEAEGGEEAGQGENVARDNAQRIFDRVSEAFHYLSHAQHAISDLMLDLSQPGPRVLTCRPILVEQSGYIRSNNMFAANLPDMASPHTHPHPHQHPHAATATGSVVAIPINSPPNVANATADALRNAAQDALSAAAAAGGQANAAGGFWELSPNFVEDPVDPPNQQPSPSDLDPWRRMVGLLNMAVGGHAQAAAGTDGAAGTGTGDAATTQSGAANAAAGAGGAGGGAAATLVPNIISINLPVHLMATAMHPQGRQAPAADAGGNATAATATAASATAAATGTSEATGVAASTSGGTRSGGEQRANTLPTTATQTRSTARPQIQIGGNNNWAGRIAPTHTAFDRFLPCNSHHIREPAPLPQNNNNNTSNNNSNANTNANSARSNRRAGDIDAASIVISRLPRGQSGGTLDVSRAARRRASNSSSSSNRARSLPRLMASGGVGGFGGGARAFERNVPAAGANTNTNANANASNPPRYSRRARLIEALSMFDNMLVTNLTNRAHAALGGIADVAVTVTASVPGANASSTSSPSSSSSSSASSSSTGATTAAGADAAAASASASSSSSATQPTTGATTINASNLRAQLRRFLHHSVFEELPINEETMSTALDRALEWFNDSLLYLPQYERPEYNSRDSVCNTLRQSLRLAIELCSTNCEADAQFEQRLTQIREQFRKRLYSVLILCLGSANAELYWRQLMRLLFVPLRSNLRNEALQFLCSVIDPEIPTHTDTADAQQFLVLRNAQSTTPADAAQQQSQSQTALDNDVEMADVASSSNSSSATELDKPLPDVTVGSQPWHNNFPNDWLPVITRDLQTQTEQNHPQPPYSDAYISGMSAKRRKIIQTEKPSSSVECLIASGVQRAIQSTGLSAPNGPGGGGVPVVNPDLVIGAIAHDAAVQAAYTDAVRTNARERIKQDNDYKPSKYPQIAKFTEQK; encoded by the exons atgttaataaaccTGAAGGTGAAAACTTTAGATGCGCGCACACACGAATTCAGCATCGACAATGAg ATAACCATACGACAGTTCAAGGATCAGATAGCGGAAAAGACAAATATTGCCGCGGAAAATCAACGCATCATTTACCAGGGACGCGTGTTGGCAGATGATAAGCAGGTGAAAGAATACG atgttGATGGCAAGGTGCTGCATGTGGCCGAGCGACCGCCGTTTTCGCAACGCGGCGCCAATGCCACCAACAACGATGAACCGCAACGCAGCGGCTTTCGCAATTTATCCGGTCGACCGGCGCCACGTAATATGCGCAATTCACCGTATTTTCGAGCACTCGACGGCATGCTCGTGGGCACTATGGCCATACCCGTCAACAATGGCGCCTTGAACACCGCGGGC ACACGTACGCCACCCAATCGCTTTCCCAACTCATCGTCGTTTTGCATTAATCGCATCACCGTGGCGCTTCACATGATCGACTGTGCCAACAATATTGCCGCCTATCTGGAAAATCCCGAAGTGGGTCTCAATAATCAATCGTTGGATATCTTACAACGCGGTCGCTGGACCATGGAATCCACTGTGGTCGAGGTGGGCGTCTCATCCACCGATAATCcacgcaacaacaatatcatcGACATGGTGCAGGATGCTGTCAATGCAGCACTGTCACGAAACACACCTGGACGCAACTACACAGTTGTCCAGCTGCCCACCGTCTATACGAATGAGGCAGGCGGCGATCCGCAGCAGGCGGCaaatgatgctgctgcagGCGGCGCTGGCAGCGATGTTGGTGAGGAgcccacagcagcagctgctgtgaTCATAGAGGACGTGATTGTGTCGGATGACGAGGCAGCCGATGATATTATGCCCATTCTGggagatgatgatgaagaaggTGCCGCAGCGGCTGCAACGCAAGCAACTGGCGCTGgtgcatcaacagcagcaactggcgATGCTGCCAATGCGGCTGGCTATGATGCCAACGGCGCCAATGGCTCGAATGTGGCTGTCACTGGCATTGGACCGCGTCGTCGCACACGTCCCCAGGTGCTGGCGAATGTGATACAACGATATCGCACGGTGCAAACGCGTTTGGCGCCCTTTGTCGATCGCTACTACGAGATACTCGAACAGGATCCCGCATTTGAGGAGGCGGAAGGCGGCGAGGAGGCAGGCCAGGGCGAGAATGTGGCACGCGACAATGCACAGCGGATCTTTGATCGCGTCTCGGAGGCATTCCATTATCTCTCGCATGCCCAGCATGCCATCTCCGATCTGATGTTGGATCTGTCGCAGCCTGGACCCCGGGTGCTCACCTGTCGTCCCATTCTCGTCGAGCAGAGTGGCTACATACGCTCGAACAATATGTTTGCGGCCAATCTGCCGGACATGGCTTCACCACATACGCATCCACATCCCCATCAGCATCCGCATGCTGCGACAGCAACTGGCTCTGTGGTCGCCATTCCCATCAATTCGCCACCGAATGTCGCAAATGCAACGGCGGATGCCCTGAGGAATGCTGCACAGGATGCTTTgtctgccgccgctgctgctggtggaCAGGCGAATGCTGCTGGTGGTTTCTGGGAATTGAGTCCCAACTTTGTCGAGGATCCCGTGGATCCACCGAATCAGCAACCATCGCCCTCCGATTTGG ATCCTTGGCGGCGCATGGTGGGTCTGCTCAACATGGCAGTAGGTGGACATGCACAGGCAGCAGCTGGAACTGATGGAGCGGCTGGAACAGGAACAGGCGATGCAGCTACCACCCAGTCTGGTGCAGCAAATGCGGCAGCCGGAGCTGGCGGGGCAGGCGGAGGCGCCGCAGCGACACTTGTGCCCAACATCATCTCCATCAATTTGCCTGTGCATCTGATGGCCACCGCAATGCATCCACAGGGACGCCAAGCacctgctgctgatgctggaGGCAATGcgacagctgcaacagcaacggcagcatctgcaacggcagcggcaacgggAACAAGTGAAGCAACTGGCGTCGCGGCATCCACATCGGGTGGCACACGCAGCGGAGGCGAACAGCGGGCCAACACTTTGCCCACAACGGCGACACAGACAAGGTCGACAGCTCGGCCGCAGATACAGAttggtggcaacaacaattgggcTGGCAGAATTGCCCCCACGCACACCGCCTTCGATCGCTTCTTGCCCTGCAACAGTCATCACATTCGCGAGCCTGCTCCCTTGCcccagaacaacaacaacaacacgagcaacaacaacagcaacgcaaaTACGAATGCCAACAGCGCCAGAAGCAATCGCAGAGCCGGCGACATCGATGCGGCTTCCATTG TCATCTCACGCTTGCCACGTGGCCAGAGCGGCGGCACCTTGGATGTGTCGCGTGCGGCGCGACGTcgtgccagcaacagcagcagcagtagcaaccgAGCTCGGAGCTTGCCGAGATTGATGGCAAGCGGCGGTGTTGGTGGTTTTGGTGGTGGTGCTCGTGCTTTCGAGAGGAATGTTCCTGCTGCTGGtgcgaatacaaatacaaatgcgaatgcgaatgcgagtaATCCACCTCGGTACAGTAGACGGGCTAGATTGATAGAAGCTTTGTCCATGTTTGACAATATGTTGGTAACTAATTTGACAAATCGTGCGCATGCAGCTTTGGGTGGCATCGCTGACGTGGCCGTCACCGTCACAGCCAGTGTCCCTGGTGCCAATGCCAGCTCCACCTcttccccctcctcctcctcctcatcctcagCCTCCTCCTCATCCACAGGAGCCACAACAGCCGCCGGAGcagacgctgctgctgcctccgcCTCTgcctccagctccagttccgCAACCCAACCAACAACAGGAGCAACCACAATCAATGCGAGCAATCTGCGTGCTCAGCTCCGCCGGTTCCTTCATCACAGCGTCTTCGAGGAATTGCCCATCAATGAGGAGACGATGTCCACGGCTCTGGATCGTGCCCTCGAGTGGTTCAACGACAGTTTGCTGTATCTGCCGCAGTACGAACGACCGGAGTACAACTCCCGTGATTCTGTGTGCAACACGTTGCGTCAGAGCCTGCGTCTGGCCATCGAGCTATGCAGCACCAACTGCGAAGCGGATGCACAGTTCGAGCAGCGTCTCACACAGATTCGTGAACAGTTCCGCAAGCGGCTCTACAGCGTGCTTATCCTGTGCCTGGGCAGCGCCAATGCCGAGCTCTATTGGCGTCAGCTGATGCGGCTGCTCTTCGTGCCGCTGCGATCGA ATTTGCGCAATGAAGCCTTGCAGTTCCTGTGCAGTGTGATTGATCCCGAGATTCCAACGCACACGGACACCGCGGATGCCCAACAGTTCCTGGTGCTGCGCAATGCGCAGTCCACAACACCAGCCGATGCAGCT cagcagcaatcgcagTCACAGACGGCGCTCGATAACGATGTGGAGATGGCCGAcgtggccagcagcagcaacagcagcagtgccACCGAACTGGACAAACCGCTGCCCGATGTCACCGTCGGCTCACAGCCCTGGCACAATAATTTCCCCAATGATTGGTTGCCCGTGATCACGCGTGACCTGCAAACCCAAACGGAG CAGAATCACCCGCAACCGCCTTACTCCGATGCCTACATATCTGGGATGTCAGCCAAGCGACGCAAAATCATTCAGACCGAGAAGCCATCGTCGAGCGTCGAATGCCTAATTGCCAGCGGTGTGCAACGTGCCATTCAAAGCACCGGATTGTCGGCACCCAATGGACCAGGTGGCGGTGGAGTGCCTGTCGTTAATCCCGATCTTGTGATTGGCGCAATTGCGCATGATGCTGCTGTCCAGGCCGCGTACACGGATGCGGTGCGAACGAATGCCCGCGAAAGGATCAAGCAGGACAACGATTATAAGCCAAGCAAATATCCGCAGATCGCCAAGTTCACAGAGCAAAAGTAG